One genomic region from Entelurus aequoreus isolate RoL-2023_Sb linkage group LG14, RoL_Eaeq_v1.1, whole genome shotgun sequence encodes:
- the LOC133664739 gene encoding gastrula zinc finger protein XlCGF57.1-like isoform X5, translating into MCERTIAKYEEELCPTKEEKERQHQLMDAVFKKHQVVLHRTDVQQPPHIKEEEEEVWISQEGECLLGQEEDDVTKFPLTVVSVKTEEHEDKPPESSQLHHSPNICEEQLLPEKQECSFRMVKEDPSKRKTRRHGPSGVSFSSLTQTLPCKKEEEDSLTPHLKEEEAEHSVTQEGDHLEGLVEFPVTGVPVKSEDDEVKGESEEKREAEPPSSSSTQHMTTEADGDHCGGSQADKLLAPLSDSEDTTSHSPDTDDEDSKDDKTCHTDNTHFKCAHCDKTFKYHSSLKTHTRRHTGEKPFICSICSKGFVESHNLKVHMRIHTGEKPFICSICGKGFVQSPKLKVHMRIHTGEKPFSCSICGKGFAQRSCLKIHKTTHTGEKIFICSICSKGFVLSKYLKVHMRRHTGEKPFSCSICDKGFVESFKLKVHMRRHTGEKHFICSICSKSFVESCTLKVHMTTHTGEKPFSCSICGKGFVLSKYMKVHMRTHTGEKPFSCSICGKGFGESHNLKVHMRTHTGEKPFICSICSKGFVESCKLKVHMRTHW; encoded by the exons acgtccagcagcccccccacattaaagaggaagaggaggaagtgtggatcagtcaggagggagagtgtcttctcgggcaggaggaggatgatgtcaccaagtttccactgactgttgtctctgtgaagactgaagagcatgaagacaaaccacctgagtcctcacagcttcatcacagtccaa acatcTGTGAAGAACAACTTCTGCCTGAAAAACAGGAGTGTAGCTTCAGGATGGTGAAGGAGGATCCATCAAAGAGGAAGACCAGGCGCCACGGACCCTCTGGTGtctccttttcctctttgacacagacccttccctgtaaaaaggaagaggaagacTCACTGACGCCCCACCTAAAAGAGGAAGAGGCGGAACACAGCGTTACTCAGGAGGGAGATCATCTTGAAGGACtggtggagttcccagtgactggtgtccctgtgaagagtgaagatgatgaggtcaaaggtgaaagtgaggagaagagagaggcggagcctccaagcagcagctcaacacaacacatgacaacagaagctgatggagaccactgtggaggatcacaagcagacaagctcttagctccactatcagatagtgaggacacaacgtcacactctcctgacactgatgatgaagactctaaagatgataagacatgtcacactgacaacactcacttcaaatgtgctcactgtgacaaaacttttaaataccatagttctctgaaaacacacacaagaagacacactggagaaaaaccttttatctgttcaatctgtagtaaaggttttgtagaaagtcataatttgaaagtacacatgagaatacatactggtgaaaaaccttttatctgttcaatctgtggtaaaggattCGTACAAAGTCCCaaattgaaagtacacatgagaatacacactggtgaaaaacctttttcttgttcaatctgtggtaaaggttttgcacaaaggtcatgtttgaaaatacacaaaacaacacacacaggagaaaaaatatttatttgttcaatctgtagtaaaggttttgttctaagtaaatatttgaaagtgcacatgagaagacacactggtgaaaaacctttttcctgttcaatctgtgataaaggttttgtagaaagttttaaattaaaagtgcacatgagaagacacactggtgaaaaacattttatctgttcaatctgcagTAAAAGTTTTGTAGAAAGTTGCacattgaaagtacacatgacaacacacactggtgaaaaacctttttcttgttcaatctgtggtaaaggttttgttctAAGTAAATatatgaaagtacacatgagaacacacactggtgaaaaaccgttctcctgttcaatctgtggtaaaggttttggagaaagtcacaatttgaaagtacacatgagaacacacactggtgaaaaaccttttatctgttcaatctgcagtaaaggttttgtagaaagttgcaaattgaaagtacacatgagaacacactggtga